The sequence below is a genomic window from Piliocolobus tephrosceles isolate RC106 chromosome 8, ASM277652v3, whole genome shotgun sequence.
aagacatacatatacacaccacacatgACAAGTGAGTTACAACcataatatactttttaaattctacaaataatgaagaaaaagttgGTCAACCCAATGGAAGAATAGGCAAGATCTGGAATAGGTACTTCACAAGGAAGTATAAACATGGCCAATAAACCATGGAAAAGATGCTGAATGTCATAGctatcaatgaaataaaaaattaaaaccacaatttaaTATCACTTAACACCCAAAAAACCTGCTCAAattgaaaagatttaaaaaggttgggtgtggtggctcatggctgtaatcccaacactttgggaggccaaggcgggcagattacttgacgtcaggtgttcaagaccagcctgaccaacatatgaaacctcatctctactaaaaaaccaaaaattagccgggtatggtggcgggtgcctgtaatcccagctactcgggaggctgaggcaggagaattgcttcaacccaggaggtggaggttgcagcaagccgagatcgcaccactgcactccagcctggacgacagagcaacacctcagtctcaaaaaaagattacaaaataaAGTGTTGGAGAGAAAGTAGAACACAGAGGCCTCATATAATTCTGGTGAAAGAATAAATTGGCACCAGCACTATGCAAAACCATTTGGCAGTATCTACTAATGATACAAATATGCTCACTCTGTGAGCAGCAATAgtactcttaggtatataccccaaagaaacgAAGACCCTATGTTTTCCAAAACATATAACCCAGAGGTACTACTCCTAATAATATTCCCAAACTGCAAACCATCCAAATGTCTAGCAgtagagggaaaaatgaaaagtataccCAACAATATAGAAGGTTCTCACAAACATAATATGGAgtgaaaaaaaaaccagacatgTAAGAACACATGCTTATCATTCATATAACATGCAAAAAGAGGCACAACTAAATTACGCTGCTAGAATTCTGAAAAACTGATCAACCTTTTTGGGGACAGTGTTTGGAGTGTTCGTAAGATTGTTTCTCATTCAGGGTAGTGGTTATATAGATGTATTTCATGTGTGAAAAATCATGAAGCTGTAAACTTatgatttgtgttgttttctatatataacatttttataaaaagctttttaataaacccAAAGGATGTATGAATCCTTGTGACAAATTCAGCATTTCAAAACAGAGAGGGGGAGAAAATAGATCATAGAAACAGGCTGGGcgaggccgggagcagtggctcacacctgtaaactcagcactttgggagaccgaggcaggtggatcatctgaggtcaggagatcgagaccagcctggccaacatggtgaaaccctgtctctactaaaaatacaaaaattagccaagcatggtggcggacacttgtagtcccagctacttgggaggttgaggcaggagaatcccttgaacccaggaggcggaggttgcagtgagccgagatcacaccactgcactccagcctggcgacagagcgagactccatctcaaagaaagaaagaaagaaagagaaagaaaaataagctgggtgagatggcttatacctataatctcagtactgtGGGCAAAGCGGGCAGATTGCCTAAGCCCAAGAattcgaggccaacctgggcaacatggtgagaccctctgtctacaaaaaatacaaaaattagttgggtgtagtggcgcatgcctgtggtcccagctactcaggaggctgagctgggctgaacctgggaggcagaagttgcagtgagtgaagactgtggcactgcattccagcctgggtgacagagactgtctccccaaaaaagaaaaagaaacacatttaacttagaaaaataaggagtccataatattattttagaggtgcaaaaaaaattcatttaatcaCTGAGGCAGCTATTAAAGCAGCAccttattttgaaaactggtaaCTACATACAAGGAAATTAAGCATTTATCTTTCCTTTCCTGTAAAATTTGCCTTTGAGAATACCCAAATAGCTTCAGTTGATGAAGGAAGGCTGTACTTTACAGAAGAATGTCAATTATAATGTAGGAGTAACAGAATTAGACATTGGTCATTTTGCAACTCTAATGAAATTATTAGTTCTGGAAGTGATTAGGTTAATGGTTGATGAGATAATACTACTAGCACAACTGTCCAATGGGAAGCAGATTGTCATCACCTTAACCCGGTGGTCATCCTTAGCATTACTAATGGTTGTTCAACTAATTGTCATGTGTGTCTTGATGTGATACATTATGAGGCACATGACACTACCTACAATGTGCTCTAATAACAAAATGTTTAACTCAATCAAGCCATTATATTTAAATTCCAATGTTcaggaaatgaaaaggaaagagtaaCACTTCAAGTAACATTGAGAAAGAAGGCAAGTACATCCAGAAAGTGAGTCATTCTGCTTGTTAACCAGCCTGATGTCTTGAATTAAGTCAGTTTTAAAGGTGCAGGTGAAGAAGGTGTGGCTGAAGGACTGCATTATATTTTAAGTGACTTGGAGAAATAGTCAGATGCAATGTGTGATCTAGACTGGGCCCTCATTTGGATCTAATCAGTTACGTAAAGAACATTTTCAACTGGGTATAGGATAAAGGAATATTTACTGATATAGAAAGGTATACATTATATGCTAAAAAACCAGATTATAAAACAACATATACAGAATGGGtttattttggtatatatatgcatagaatAAATTCTGAAGGAATACTGTGGCAGACATTACTAATGTTCACCAACACCcagtttgcttccccttccaagCATACAGAAGGTTGTACTTTTCAGGCCCATGCAATCAGAAAGGATAAACAGACTGTGAGTAGAAGAAACCTGTGGCAACTTCTGCTGAAATATTCTTTCCTTGCCATAGAAATCATAGAGGAAGACTCAATAAAAATACAGACAACAGGACAGGATCTAAGTAACCACCACACAGAGGTTCACTGTGCCAAAGAGTCACCCAAATTCACAGTTGACTTTGCATGagccagaaataaaactgttttgttaagtcactgagattttgGTGTTGTTTGCTATTACAGCTTAAGACAGCTTAATCCAATGAACACAAATAAACTCTAATACATTACAGTGGCAATCTGAGGgtagtaaaaatatattatttttattttcttttctttcttctaattccCTACGATGCTTTGTGCTGCCTTCTTTCTAAATAGTCAAagttcttctttttaattaaaaaacataatgaaaGGAGACCACCTTCATCACaaacagtgaaaaaaattatCACAGACAATTCCCTAAATTTAACTGCCATAAATGTAGCATACAAAATAAGTAACTCATTTTTTTTAGAGCATTACATATCAGACATAATTCACTGTATTTAGCTACCATAAGTATGGTAGACACATAAAAAAGTGAAATTCATAcagatgttttataaaaattctaTCACTTTTAAAAAGCTCAACTCTTGATAATAACAAAAAGTTTAGCTGGAAAAGTTCACACTAGAGCGTACATGCCAACATGTTTTATGCAATTTGTCCAGTTCACTGTTTTTCAGATGATTATTTAAGGGGAGGGTGACGAGTTTTTTCAGACTATCTAGACTTTAATTCATAATTGATCTGGATATACATTCCTATCACATTTGTTCATAGTATTGAAAGGTCCTTAGATTTGGGATTAGTTATGCAAGATAAAAGAACGCTCAGAGTTTCAATTAGCAAGACGATTTAATAATAAACTACAAATGAAAACTACTCAGAAATCCATCAGTATTACAACTGGCCTTGTAAAAGAGGCCAAAGTGAGCCCCCTTGCCCTTCTGCTATGTAAGTAGGCCATGAGAAGCTGCTGTTTAGGAGGAAAGGGACTCTCATCAAATTGTtggtgccttgattttggactgcTCAGTTCTCATTttgaactatgagaaataaatttctgttgtttataaattacccaggctaaggtattttattatgacagcccaaatggactaagccAGTATGTAATTCTATTTAAAAACCTTTGCTTTCAGTATATCACTGAAACGTGAAATATACTTAAAAGCATATGTATATTTGAGAATCTTATCTTTTATGtaaaagattatataaatataaaatataatcctAAATTGTAGGACCATAAAATACTGAAGCTACCTATAATAATGTATGTGTTATACAATACACAATTAAGGATGGGTACATTATTCAAAGACAATTCTTCAGCAAGataattgttaaaaagtcaaataaatatgatctaaattaaaacaattttctgaATGGCAAGCTGAAAATAAGCACTAAGAGATTTCTAATGAAATTTAAGCAATATCtatcattatattttcaaatttttcatgaAACATTACAAATAATCTTAATAATATAGATGTAAAGAGACTCAATCACATTGGTCATATTTTACAGTACTTCTTTGAAAACAGTCCATATAAATGGGTCTAAATTATcctcattattttataattgaaaaaactgaggcaaagaaaattcattgttttacttaatataattactAATTCAATTATGAGTAAGgtcattaaaatttttagacTTTCAAATATGAAAGGACcatgaaataaaaacagccttACATATGAATTATGTCTCCTAGCGTAAAAGAATAGTTACAtagtataaatatttacattgctCTGAAGAAAAATCTGGCAGCTGTTAGGCAATTCAACTAATACactgattattttctattttataaatgttaatttcatgtACACATATTGGtgctaacaaaataaaatgattagcATAATGTACGTCACAAAATAAATAGGCTAATTACTGAATATACATCACATgtataataaaaaccaaaaaattcaaatagaaaaatgaatggctttgccttttccattttagaagaattttttagtatttttattccaAGACAAAACcagattaaataaattagaaattaccTTGACAGCCACTCCTTTTCCTTCAGGAAATTCTAGAAGATGAAAAGTCAGTTCTTCAACCCTAGTAATGCAGAGTTTTGGGTCAGTTGTTCTTCTTAATGCCTGAACTAATGCCCGGGTCCTGTTATCAATACTCACCCTTGCGATAATCTACAAAGACATATTCAATATATATGATTAGAATACAAAACTGCTCTAAAGAACAATTCAAGTTTCTTAGTTCTCATTAGGAAATAAAACTTATATATTTGACAAAAAGTAATAGAACCAAAAAGCACACTGAACAACTTGCCTTTTCTCGCTGAAGAGATAAACGCTTTTTCTCCTCTGCATTTCTGTCTCTGCTCACAGCCTGATCAGTTTTAGCAGGCTCTTCCTGTTCTTCTGACTGACTCTTAGAATCATACTTTAATTTGGGGACAAGTCCACCAATATAACCACCTACTAAAGCTTGTACACCTTCCGTGGGACGAGAAAGTAAGTTAGCAATACTTTGTTTAGTTGAAATTGGAAGAACATCAGGTATTGTAGAAGGACTTGTAGGCTTGTCCACAGTATCTAAAGATTCTGAGCCTGGCTTGTAAGCCAGGATGCTAGGATCTGGAGAACTTAATTTCCCTTCTTCTACCTTTTTATCTTCAAGTTTTGATTTGTCCTGGAaatgttcattttccttttcttgagacATTTTTTCCTTATGTTTGAAGTATGAGTTAATATGATTTGATAAAAAGTAGAATGACTCTCCAAATTTTGTGGTTATAATATTTGTGTAATGAAAAAGACTGCGTTtacctctattttcttctttgtctataATGTGACTTTTGTCTTCTGGAAAAGCACTCTTTTCTGCTGATTTGTCACTATATTTTTTCAGAGATTTGATGGcttgtttaatgtttttctgttCTAACCAGCCACTATCTGATACTTTTCTTAATATTTGGGAACTTGGCTTAAATTGAGCTAAACGTGCAATCATTTCATTTCGATTGCCAAAAATAGCCTTTGAAACAGAGTTCAAAGTACTTTTAATACGGGACATACAAATGTTCACTTTTGTAAGTCCCTTGGGAGCAGAAGTGCTAAGTTTCAAAATTCCAATATGTAAACCATGGTTGCTTGGAGAGTAACAGTGCTTACTGCAAGAATGTGCTTCACTTTTGGTCCATTTACATCTTATTATGTTTGTCTGAAAACCTCTTTGTAGACTGATGTGGCTTATCCTCCAGCAATGCTTAGGTGAGAACAAGAAATGTAGTTGCTTGCTTCTCTGCTTCCCACAAACACTTCTTGCATTACTAAGgaggtaaatatatatatctacagtCAGATTAATAGACATAacttaaaaatcatttgttttcTATGACATTCTCTCACTTCTTGAGTGCTTCATTTAAGAAATGCCAATTCATGGTCTTACCTGAAatggcaagaaaaacaaaattagaattcACGTGAAAAATTGAAATTGGGtataatagaaaatacaagaCTATTTGGACTAAACTCAGCAAGCTGTATCAAAAAAAGCAGATAAAATGTTGCCATTATAGCTGATAGAAAATTCATCTTTAAgctaatataaaataattcactttcAGTATACAGgtagataaaaaaagaaaatgaggaatagAATGTTTAGGGAAAAGAACTAATTTAGAGAAGTTTCCCAATAGGTAAGTTTTCCTACAACACATAATTTAATATGCAATTTAGATactccgcttttttttttttttttcccttcctcactGTTAAATTCTGGACTACTTTATGTGACACCAGACTTGAAGACACTATTCCTTGAAGAAAAAGGTCAGGTCTCATACATTATTCATTGCAAACGATTTATAGGATACTTAATCTATACCAGACATGGTGCTAGATGTTGAAGTCACACAGTTACAGGATATGAAAGAACTTCCAGTCTAGAGCTGCTAATAGCCATGTGAAAAATATTTCACTACCTAAGTAATAAGTGCTCATTAAATCAAGTAAGTCAGACTAGAAGAAACTACAGCATCTAACATAGAAGGGGTTCTTAACCACTAtataaaaagaatacatacaaataagagaagaataatccaatttaaaaatgtggtattggtaaaagaaaagacaaatagatcaacggaatagaataaaaaatccagaaacagacccaATTAAATACAGTTAATTGATCTTTCACAAAAAAGTAAAGGTAATACAACGGAGCAAAAATAGTCTTCTTAACAAAtgacaactggacatccacatgcaaattaatctagacacagactttaTACCtatcaaaaaaattaactcaaaacagatcacagatctaaatgtaaaatgcaaatgtcTAAAACTAGAATGTAACATAGGAGAAAACTTAGATGACCTTAGGAATGGCAATGACTTTGAGACAATATCAAAtgcatgatccatgaaagaaaaaattgataaggTGGActtcattaatattaaaaacttctggccaggcgtggtggctcacacctgtaatcccagcactttgggaggctgaggcaggcagatcacgaggtcaggagttcaagaccagtctggtcagcgtggtgaaaccccgtctctactaaaaatacaaaaaataagctgggcatggtggtgcacgtctgtaatctcagctactcgggaggctgaggcaggagaatcacgtgaatccaggaggcagaggttgcagcgagccaagatcgtgccactgcactccagcctgggcaataagagccaggctttgtctcaaaataaaacaaaaaaaccaaaccttcTGTTCTGTGAAGGTCAATATCAAGAGAATAAGACAACGAGGCAgagattgggaaaaaatattttcaacagacatatctgataaagaactgtcatccataatatttaaagaactcttaaagctcaacaataagaaaacaaactcaATTACAAATGTGCCAAAGGCCGTAACAGACACCTCATCAAAGGAGatatatagaaacaaataaacatatgagaAGTTGTaccacatcatatgtcatcaggaaaatgcaaactaaaataaCCATGATACTACGACATACCTATTAGACTGGCCAGAATACAGAACACTGAGAAcactaaatgctggtgaggagCAAAAGGAACTCTTACTCATTGCTGAAGAAAcacaaaatggtacagtcactctgAAAGATAGTTCAGTAGTTTCTTGcaaaattaaacatactcttaacatatgacccagcaatggTACTCCttgatatctacccaaaggagcTGAGACTATGTCCATAATAAaatctgcacatggatgtttatagaagccttattcataattgccaaaatttcAAAACAACAAGATGTATTTTAGTAAGTGAATGGATAACCTGTGGCATATCAATATATGGTATGTGTAGACAATGGAAAATTGTTCAGTGCTACAAAGacatgagctatcaagccataaaaagactGCGAGAAACCtgaaatgcatattactaagtgaaaacaTCCAATCTGAAAAAGGCTACACactgtgtcttagtctgttcaggctccTGCAATGAAATCCCATAAACTGGGGAGCTTACATATGGGAGATACCCCATATATAAAATGGGGtatctgtgtgtgttttatagagacagggtctcactctgtcacccaggctgcagtgcagtggcatgcatgatcatagctcactacctccttgaactcctggactcatgcaagccacctgcctcagcctcccaagtagtggagACTATAGGTACACATGTCTGGCttaggtagcttataaacaatagaaatttatttctcacaaaatttcccacagttctggagactgggaagtccaagatcagtaTTAGCAGATTTGGTATCTGCTGAAGGCCCACTTACTGGTTCACAGATGGCTGTtttcttactgtgtcctcacatggtagaaggtaCTAACTAGCTCTATGGGTTGTCTTttagaagggcactaatcccattcctaAGGACTACACTCtcctgacctaatcacctcccaaagacctacctcttaatactgtcacCTTAGCAGTTAtgatttccacatgaattttgagaggcacaaacattcagaccatagaagTATGATTCCAGCTGTATAACACTCtagaaaggcaaaactatgaagacagtaaaaagatcagtggttgccaaaaGCAGAGTATAGAAGGAATAAATAGGTAGGGGACAGAGGACAGTATTTTTACTGCCGTAAAAATCCTCTGTATAGTATCATAATAATGgataaatataattaaacatttgtttaaacccacagaatgtacaccaCCAGAAATGAACCTAAATGTACCCTATGAACTTGGGGGACTGTGTGTGAATGCAGGCTCATCAATTATAATACCTGTACCACTCTAGTGGGTGATGCCAATAATGGAGGTGGCTATGTGTGTACTGGGGCAAGGGGTTTATGGAAATGTCTGTACCTTCCTTTCAATTTTCCTGTGAACctaaaaactgttctaaaaaaagtctttttttaaaaaaagcaacctGCAGTTCTATATATGCTATacacacatgaatacacacacacacacacatatattaaaaattaaaaaatgaaaatctacatATGTAGTTGAAATCTTATgggcacacatatacatacacaaattgATTCTGAAAGGATAAGCATCTGTTTATTCTTATGACCTAAGGCATGGGGCCAAAAGGGAATGAGaacagtttttactttttacttttctactgtctgaattatttataatgaggtttcattttgtaattagaaaaagcaaaatatttaaagcacTGTAACAGAAGGCACCATGTGAATGAAAGACAAAGTGAGATAAAATCGAGggaagttttaaagaaaaaaagaggttaaaaactggccaaagtgaaaaaggaattcATCATGTGTAAAgatgagaaggaaaggagagaattcTAAATAatggtaaacaaaacaaacacagccaggagtttgagaccagcccaggtaaatggtgaaaccttgtctcaaaaaaaaaaaaaataataaaacaaattagctgggcatggtggcacacacctgtagtcctagctactcaggaggctgaggtgggaggattacttgagcccaggagtctgaggctgcagtgagccacagagaccccatctctaaaacaaacaaaactacacaCAGAGGCAAACAGAAGAAAGCATGGAAGAAAGCACATATAGTATGTGCAGAGATTACATGTAGTCTAGTTTTACTGCAGGACctagagagattgagagagaggtAGATGACGCTGAGAAAGATGGAACTGAGAACCTATTCCAATTGTTCAGAAGATAACAGCCTGAAGTAAAATCCTTCCTTCTAAATTGCATGTGTGCCATTTAGAATTTTAtatggaagagagagaaaaaaagcaaagcctGTCTTGTCTTCCAGGCTGAAGGAGCCCAGGGAATTCTACCACAAAATATGGCTGCCTGGTATAAGTATTTTGAATTAAAGCCACATCAGAGATCAACAGATGCTAGAAGAGACTTTTCCCCTATCTACAAAAAGACCAGACAGATTCCCCAAGGAGAATAATTgttttcccctctcctcctcaGGGACAGgggaaaacaattttattatctGCTGCAGAAAAGAAGACTGGAAGACTGAAGAATATAACCACACCCAAATGACACTTTCACAAGATAAAGTCTGTCTCTTAGGCTCattcagttttcaaagagaatacaAGTTCATCTCTGTCCTTCCAACCCCCCGTCCATTCCTTCGCCCTAGTGGTCAGTTACTGCTGCTCAACAGAATTACCTCTATTCCCCATCTTTCCTTCCCCTCTGAAAACAGCTATGTAAGTACGCAGGCCCCACTGGGATATTTAAGTAATCATTGCGATTCTCAGCTGTGcacattaataaatttgtatgccatTTCTCTTAGTAATCTGTTTCTGTCAGCTGATTTTCAGCAAActggcagaggtggaaggggaCATTTTCCCTTGATTCCCACAAGACTCTTCCAAACTCCTTGGGACTTGCAGTCAATAAGATAAGTCAAGTTAACATAAAAGCTCTGCAGCCCCAATGACACAAAAACACTTAAGGTAAAATACTTGTGGATAAAAAGCCATGCTCTGTTTTCACTTATATGTAGGAGCCAAAAAAATTGGATCTcgtggagatagagagtagaatgatagttaccagaggctaggaactGCGTGTGTGAGGGAGAGTTGGGGGCTGGAAAGGAGGGGATAAGAGaggatggttaataggtacaaacatacagttagaagtAATGCGTTATaggccgtgcacggtggctcacgcctgtaatcccagtactttgggaggccgaggcgggcggatcatgatgtcaggagatcgagtccatcctggctaataccccatctctactaaatatgcaaaaaatgaGCCCGACAAGGTGGCGGAtgctcgtagtcccagctacttgggagactgaggcaggagaatggcgtcaacctgggaggtggagcttgcagtgagccaagatcacagtcactgcactccagcttgggcgacagagcgagactccatctcaaaaaaaaaaaaaaaaagaagtaatgagTTACACTATTTGGATAGTAAAGTAGGgggactatagttaacaataacacATTGTgttatttcaaagtagctagaaaatttgaaatattcccaagaaaaaataaatgttcaaggtgatgcatatcctaaataccctgatttgatcctTACACATTGTacgcatgtatcaaaatatcacatctaCCCTataaacatatagaaatattatactttttttaaaaaaaatccatgctcaaCTTGAAGAATACCAAGAAACTGTAAAATTAAGCCAGAAAAATAACtgtgtgaggtaatgcatatgttagaTTTAGTTAGTCcacaatgaaaataatacttaaaaaatcATGTTGCACACCGTAAATACATACACCTTTatctggcaatttaaaaaataaaaaataattttataaaataataaagccatGCTCAAAGTCAATAGTAAATATCTCCAGGTTTAAGAGGACCCACGGGTGTGGAACTGCAGTCATACTATCCTCAAGGTGCAGATACCCTATGGGCAATGGGATCCCACACCAAGCAACCACCACAGAAAATGAACTCACTGAAGTTACAAAACATGCAAAGAAATGCACCATCACCTGCAGAGAGGATCAGCAAATATAGCCAGAAAACAAATGTGTAACTAAgattcagaaatataaaaaaattaaggtcTAAAATGTT
It includes:
- the PNPLA8 gene encoding calcium-independent phospholipase A2-gamma isoform X1, which codes for MSINLTVDIYIYLLSNARSVCGKQRSKQLHFLFSPKHCWRISHISLQRGFQTNIIRCKWTKSEAHSCSKHCYSPSNHGLHIGILKLSTSAPKGLTKVNICMSRIKSTLNSVSKAIFGNRNEMIARLAQFKPSSQILRKVSDSGWLEQKNIKQAIKSLKKYSDKSAEKSAFPEDKSHIIDKEENRGKRSLFHYTNIITTKFGESFYFLSNHINSYFKHKEKMSQEKENEHFQDKSKLEDKKVEEGKLSSPDPSILAYKPGSESLDTVDKPTSPSTIPDVLPISTKQSIANLLSRPTEGVQALVGGYIGGLVPKLKYDSKSQSEEQEEPAKTDQAVSRDRNAEEKKRLSLQREKIIARVSIDNRTRALVQALRRTTDPKLCITRVEELTFHLLEFPEGKGVAVKERIIPYLLRLRQTKDETLQAAVREILALIGYVDPVKGRGIRILSIDGGGTRGVVALQTLRKLVELTQKPVHQLFDYICGVSTGAILAFMLGLFHMPLDECEELYRKLGSDVFSQNVIVGTVKMSWSHAFYDSQTWENILRDRMGSALMIETARNPTCPKVAAVSTIVNRGITPKAFVFRNYGHFPGNNSHYLGGCQYKMWQAIRASSAAPGYFAEYALGNDLHQDGGLLLNNPSALAMHECKCLWPDVPLECIVSLGTGRYESDVRNTVTHTSLKTKLSNVINSATDTEEVHIMLDGLLPPDTYFRFNPVMCENIPLDESRNEKLDQLQLEGLKYIERNEQKMKKVAKILSQEKTTLQKINDWIKLKTDMYEGLPFFSKL
- the PNPLA8 gene encoding calcium-independent phospholipase A2-gamma isoform X2, translated to MSINLTVDIYIYLLSNARSVCGKQRSKQLHFLFSPKHCWRISHISLQRGFQTNIIRCKWTKSEAHSCSKHCYSPSNHGLHIGILKLSTSAPKGLTKVNICMSRIKSTLNSVSKAIFGNRNEMIARLAQFKPSSQILRKVSDSGWLEQKNIKQAIKSLKKYSDKSAEKSAFPEDKSHIIDKEENRGKRSLFHYTNIITTKFGESFYFLSNHINSYFKHKEKMSQEKENEHFQDKSKLEDKKVEEGKLSSPDPSILAYKPGSESLDTVDKPTSPSTIPDVLPISTKQSIANLLSRPTEGVQALVGGYIGGLVPKLKYDSKSQSEEQEEPAKTDQAVSRDRNAEEKKRLSLQREKIIARVSIDNRTRALVQALRRTTDPKLCITRVEELTFHLLEFPEGKGVAVKERIIPYLLRLRQTKDETLQAAVREILALIGYVDPVKGRGIRILSIDGGGTRGVVALQTLRKLVELTQKPVHQLFDYICGVSTGAILAFMLGLFHMPLDECEELYRKLGSDVFSQNVIVGTVKMSWSHAFYDSQTWENILRDRMGSALMIETARNPTCPKVAADGGLLLNNPSALAMHECKCLWPDVPLECIVSLGTGRYESDVRNTVTHTSLKTKLSNVINSATDTEEVHIMLDGLLPPDTYFRFNPVMCENIPLDESRNEKLDQLQLEGLKYIERNEQKMKKVAKILSQEKTTLQKINDWIKLKTDMYEGLPFFSKL